One genomic region from Chrysiogenia bacterium encodes:
- a CDS encoding electron transfer flavoprotein subunit beta/FixA family protein, which yields MNIVVLVKQTPDTETKPKIAGDGKSLETGDVKWVMNPYDEFAVEEALKTKEKAGGEVTVISVGPDRCVETIRTALAMGADKGVQVWDDSLAGADPYVTANVLAAAIKSVDADVVFAGKQAIDDDAAQTMSRVAEILDVPQANIVVSLEITGDGKGATCKAQRRVEGGEEVLEFTLPALISAEKGLNEPRYASLPGIMKAKKKPFEKKSPADLGADAAALSVKQQVVEASIPEQARRNTILDGEVPAAAAEMVRLLREEAKVI from the coding sequence GTGAATATTGTTGTCCTCGTCAAGCAAACGCCGGACACCGAGACGAAGCCCAAGATCGCGGGTGACGGCAAGAGCCTTGAGACAGGTGACGTGAAGTGGGTGATGAACCCTTATGATGAGTTCGCGGTCGAGGAAGCCCTCAAGACCAAGGAAAAGGCCGGCGGCGAAGTGACCGTCATCAGCGTCGGTCCCGATCGTTGTGTCGAAACCATCCGCACCGCACTGGCCATGGGCGCCGACAAGGGCGTTCAGGTGTGGGACGACTCTCTCGCCGGAGCCGATCCCTATGTGACCGCCAACGTGCTGGCCGCTGCGATCAAGAGCGTCGACGCCGACGTCGTGTTCGCGGGCAAGCAGGCCATCGATGACGACGCTGCCCAGACCATGAGCCGCGTTGCCGAGATCCTCGACGTTCCCCAGGCCAACATCGTCGTCAGCCTGGAGATCACCGGTGACGGCAAGGGCGCTACCTGCAAGGCCCAGCGCCGCGTCGAAGGCGGTGAGGAAGTCCTCGAGTTCACGCTCCCGGCACTTATCTCCGCCGAGAAGGGCCTCAACGAGCCCCGTTACGCTTCGCTTCCCGGCATCATGAAGGCCAAGAAGAAGCCCTTCGAGAAGAAGAGCCCCGCCGATCTGGGCGCTGATGCCGCCGCGCTCAGCGTCAAGCAGCAGGTCGTCGAGGCCAGCATTCCCGAACAGGCCCGTCGCAACACGATTCTTGACGGCGAAGTCCCCGCCGCAGCCGCGGAAATGGTTCGCCTGCTTCGCGAGGAAGCCAAGGTCATCTAA
- a CDS encoding TetR/AcrR family transcriptional regulator, with protein MADEKTNKARAEKHDRILSAAAKIFARKGFFNAKISEIAREAQVADGTIYLYFKSKDDILIHLFEEMMGNILGALRQEIDAPGLDSVQRIERFILFHLHLVETHPDMAEVITIELRQSHKFMKEYVPRRFFDYLDAVSNLIIEGQRAGMIRDDLDPRITRIALFGALDEVSLQWLRANKEQKFSLNEAGRHLSQLFLQGLQGAPKGAEQRLSG; from the coding sequence ACGACCGCATTCTCTCGGCCGCCGCGAAGATCTTCGCGCGCAAGGGCTTCTTCAACGCGAAAATCAGCGAGATCGCTCGGGAAGCGCAGGTCGCCGATGGGACCATCTATCTCTACTTCAAGAGCAAGGACGACATCCTCATCCACCTCTTTGAGGAAATGATGGGCAACATTCTGGGGGCGCTGCGCCAGGAGATCGATGCCCCGGGGCTCGATTCCGTCCAGCGGATCGAGCGATTCATCCTCTTCCACCTCCATCTGGTGGAAACCCACCCGGACATGGCAGAGGTCATCACCATTGAGCTGCGCCAGAGCCACAAATTCATGAAGGAATACGTGCCCCGGCGTTTCTTCGATTATCTGGACGCCGTCAGCAACCTGATCATCGAGGGGCAGCGTGCCGGCATGATTCGCGACGACCTGGACCCCCGGATCACGAGAATCGCCCTGTTCGGGGCCCTGGACGAGGTCTCGCTCCAGTGGCTGCGGGCCAACAAGGAGCAGAAATTCTCCCTCAATGAGGCCGGCAGGCACCTCTCGCAGCTGTTTCTGCAGGGCTTGCAGGGCGCTCCGAAGGGGGCCGAACAGAGGTTGTCGGGCTAG
- a CDS encoding electron transfer flavoprotein subunit alpha/FixB family protein: MAEKDVLIFAEQRGGEVKKITRQLATIGKELAEKNGGALTAVIVGKGIAGVGAALGKVGVSKTFVVEGDDLENYSTEGYTNAVCKVIEAEKPSIVLTGATAMGRDLAARVAQRLNSGLITDCVGLEINGDGKLQGTRPALSGKIQQKVVIPEGVQIASVRANTFPAAEETGGDCETATVDAGSANIRCKVAELQTKAGAKADLTEAERIVSGGRALKSADNFKIMEDLADVIGATVGASRAAVDSGYAPHEMQIGQTGKVVNPELYLGFGISGAIQHLAGMRTSKVICAINKDPDAPIFKIADYGIVDDLFNVAPALTEEFKKLLAEG; the protein is encoded by the coding sequence ATGGCAGAAAAAGACGTTCTGATTTTCGCCGAACAACGCGGCGGAGAAGTGAAGAAGATTACCCGCCAGCTTGCCACCATCGGCAAGGAGCTGGCTGAGAAGAACGGCGGCGCGCTGACGGCCGTCATCGTGGGCAAGGGCATCGCCGGTGTCGGCGCCGCTCTTGGCAAGGTCGGCGTGTCCAAGACCTTCGTGGTCGAGGGCGACGACCTCGAGAATTACTCGACCGAAGGCTACACCAACGCGGTATGCAAGGTGATCGAGGCCGAAAAGCCCTCCATCGTGCTCACCGGTGCCACCGCCATGGGTCGTGACCTGGCTGCCCGCGTGGCGCAGCGCCTGAATTCCGGCCTCATCACCGACTGCGTCGGTCTTGAGATCAACGGTGACGGCAAGCTTCAGGGCACGCGCCCGGCGCTTTCGGGCAAGATCCAGCAGAAGGTCGTGATTCCCGAGGGCGTGCAGATCGCCTCGGTTCGCGCCAACACCTTCCCGGCGGCCGAAGAAACGGGCGGCGATTGCGAGACCGCAACCGTCGACGCCGGCAGCGCCAACATCCGCTGCAAGGTGGCCGAATTGCAGACCAAGGCAGGCGCCAAGGCCGACCTCACCGAAGCCGAGCGCATCGTCTCGGGCGGCCGCGCCCTCAAGAGCGCCGACAACTTCAAGATCATGGAAGATCTGGCCGACGTCATCGGTGCGACCGTGGGTGCCTCGCGCGCCGCGGTGGATTCGGGCTACGCCCCGCATGAAATGCAGATCGGTCAGACCGGCAAGGTCGTGAACCCGGAGCTCTACCTGGGCTTCGGCATCTCCGGCGCCATCCAGCACCTGGCCGGTATGCGCACCAGCAAGGTCATCTGCGCGATCAACAAGGATCCGGATGCCCCGATCTTCAAGATCGCCGACTACGGCATCGTGGACGACCTGTTCAACGTTGCTCCGGCGCTTACCGAAGAGTTCAAGAAGCTTCTGGCCGAGGGCTGA